The Listeria welshimeri serovar 6b str. SLCC5334 genome has a window encoding:
- a CDS encoding WecB/TagA/CpsF family glycosyltransferase codes for MKNQEISILNIPFYNTTQADFVEELYEAALNEERLFVVTANPEIVMHARTDKEFEAILRQADYIVPDGIGIIMASEKLGEPLAERVTGYDTMIGLLDKPLRCYFLGAKPEVSQAVEEKVKEKYPQTVVSGVHHGYFDALESEKIAEDIIKKQPDIIFVALGSPAQEKWILSQIANFKKGIFIGVGGSFDVLTDNVKRAPKIWVKLRLEWVYRLLSNPSRWKRFLAIPQFMLVVRKESKRLKKGE; via the coding sequence ATGAAAAACCAGGAAATTTCAATTTTAAATATACCTTTTTATAATACAACTCAAGCTGATTTTGTCGAAGAGTTATATGAAGCGGCGCTCAATGAGGAACGTTTATTTGTAGTCACTGCAAATCCGGAAATCGTCATGCATGCGAGAACAGATAAAGAATTTGAGGCAATCTTACGTCAAGCTGATTACATTGTCCCAGATGGAATCGGTATTATTATGGCCTCAGAGAAATTGGGAGAACCTTTAGCAGAACGGGTCACTGGATACGATACGATGATAGGCTTATTAGATAAGCCGCTTCGTTGCTATTTTTTAGGTGCAAAACCAGAAGTAAGCCAGGCTGTGGAAGAAAAAGTGAAGGAAAAATATCCGCAAACTGTGGTAAGCGGTGTACATCATGGATATTTTGATGCTTTAGAAAGTGAAAAAATTGCAGAAGATATCATAAAAAAACAACCTGATATTATTTTTGTAGCTTTAGGTTCACCCGCTCAAGAAAAATGGATTTTATCGCAAATCGCTAATTTTAAAAAAGGGATTTTTATTGGTGTTGGAGGCAGTTTTGACGTATTAACAGATAATGTGAAAAGAGCACCGAAAATTTGGGTAAAATTAAGGTTAGAATGGGTTTATCGTTTGCTTTCTAATCCTTCTAGATGGAAACGATTTTTGGCTATACCTCAATTTATGCTTGTGGTTCGGAAAGAAAGTAAACGCTTGAAAAAGGGTGAGTGA
- a CDS encoding LCP family protein: MSKGNDDSRRSSKKYKRRRKILFWILIPIMCLVLAGVGYGTYLFSKTKLAADNSFDNVRNGQASTLRSKDIEPIKDSFSILIIGVDTSTKRESNGNPRSDSLILATFNVKDSRVEMTSIPRDSYVHIEDSAKDIDKYTKINAAHAYGGPELTMKTVEEEFQIPIDYYVRFDFDAFLKIIDALDGIDVDVPVSFTEQDSNDKAGAISLEKGQQHLNGEQALALARTRHIDSDIERGKRQQLIIKAIVNEATSISSISKYSDIIKVVGDNMKTNLTFNQMLSIAKFGMSNSIDIKSLELKGDDNPMNGVYYYQLNEDSVHSISNQFADELGIKKPFPNATPYSDDSSSTTNSSN; this comes from the coding sequence ATGAGTAAAGGCAATGATGATAGCCGAAGAAGCAGCAAGAAGTACAAACGCAGAAGGAAGATTTTATTTTGGATTTTAATTCCGATAATGTGTTTAGTCCTAGCTGGTGTTGGATACGGCACTTATCTTTTTAGTAAAACCAAACTTGCAGCAGATAATTCTTTTGATAATGTTAGGAACGGTCAGGCTTCCACTTTACGATCAAAAGATATTGAACCTATAAAAGATAGTTTTTCTATTTTAATTATTGGCGTTGATACAAGTACAAAACGTGAGTCAAACGGCAATCCCCGAAGCGATTCACTTATCTTAGCTACATTTAATGTCAAAGACTCCCGTGTAGAAATGACAAGTATTCCTCGTGACTCTTACGTTCATATTGAAGATTCAGCAAAAGATATTGATAAATACACCAAAATCAATGCCGCTCATGCTTATGGTGGTCCAGAACTTACGATGAAAACGGTAGAAGAAGAATTCCAGATTCCGATTGATTACTATGTTCGTTTTGATTTTGACGCATTTCTTAAAATCATTGACGCTTTAGACGGAATTGATGTGGATGTTCCAGTTAGCTTCACGGAGCAAGACTCTAACGACAAAGCAGGAGCTATTTCCCTTGAAAAAGGACAACAACATCTTAACGGCGAACAAGCTTTAGCCCTAGCTCGTACAAGACATATTGATAGTGACATTGAACGTGGTAAAAGACAACAGCTAATTATTAAAGCAATCGTAAATGAAGCCACTTCTATTTCATCTATTAGTAAATATTCCGATATTATTAAAGTAGTTGGAGATAACATGAAAACCAATTTAACATTCAATCAAATGCTTTCCATTGCAAAATTTGGGATGTCTAATTCAATTGATATTAAATCATTAGAACTTAAAGGTGACGATAACCCAATGAATGGTGTTTATTATTATCAACTAAACGAAGACTCTGTTCATAGCATATCTAATCAATTCGCTGATGAACTTGGGATTAAAAAACCGTTCCCAAACGCAACTCCGTATTCAGATGATAGTTCAAGTACAACAAATTCTTCTAACTAA
- the degU gene encoding two-component system response regulator DegU: MALKIMIVDDHQLFREGIKRILELEDSFEVVAEAENGKNIVAKVREYKPDIVLMDINMPTVNGLDATEMLVRQFPSIKVIVLTIHDTDEYVTEALRAGAVGYLLKEMDAQELVEAVKIVENGGAYIHPRVAIKLIREYRHLASTNTSQGVYGYQQPEVKMPLHILTHRECEVLQLLTDGKSNRGIGETLFISEKTVKNHVSSILQKMKVNDRTQAVVTAIKHGWVYIR, from the coding sequence ATGGCACTCAAAATCATGATTGTAGATGATCATCAGTTGTTCCGCGAAGGTATCAAGCGGATTTTAGAATTGGAAGATTCTTTTGAAGTTGTGGCGGAAGCTGAAAATGGCAAGAATATTGTAGCAAAAGTACGCGAATATAAACCAGATATCGTTTTAATGGACATAAACATGCCAACTGTTAATGGGCTGGATGCAACAGAAATGTTAGTGCGTCAATTTCCTAGTATCAAAGTCATTGTTTTAACTATCCATGATACGGATGAGTATGTTACAGAAGCTTTAAGAGCAGGAGCAGTAGGTTATTTGCTGAAAGAAATGGATGCTCAAGAGCTTGTAGAAGCTGTTAAGATTGTTGAAAATGGTGGCGCATATATTCACCCACGTGTGGCAATTAAATTGATTCGAGAATATCGACATCTAGCAAGTACTAATACTTCTCAAGGTGTATATGGCTATCAACAACCAGAAGTGAAAATGCCGCTTCATATTTTGACGCATAGAGAATGTGAGGTATTACAACTTCTTACAGATGGTAAAAGTAATCGAGGAATCGGAGAAACACTTTTCATTAGTGAAAAAACAGTGAAAAACCATGTAAGTAGTATTTTACAAAAAATGAAAGTGAATGATAGAACCCAAGCGGTTGTAACAGCAATTAAGCATGGTTGGGTATATATTCGCTAA
- a CDS encoding YigZ family protein, with protein sequence MLDHYLTIQSDGKHEIIIEKSRFICHIMRVTTESEAQTFIQTIKKEHRDATHNCSAYIIGENDQFQKAHDDGEPSGTAGVPMLEVLKKKKLKNIAVVVTRYFGGTKLGAGGLVRAYGSAVSETIQTIGIVECTLATIIKCSFAYSLVGKIENALEQKNYQINDKEFTDKVVFHVFVDNDDIPHFRKWITEMANGQLELTESTQKYREKDVS encoded by the coding sequence ATGTTGGATCATTATTTAACCATTCAGAGTGATGGAAAGCACGAAATAATCATTGAAAAATCTCGCTTTATTTGTCATATTATGCGAGTTACAACAGAATCAGAAGCTCAAACATTTATTCAAACGATCAAAAAAGAGCACCGTGATGCTACACATAATTGTTCTGCTTATATAATAGGAGAAAATGACCAATTTCAAAAAGCGCATGATGACGGTGAACCAAGTGGAACAGCTGGCGTCCCAATGTTAGAAGTTTTAAAAAAGAAAAAGCTGAAAAATATAGCCGTAGTTGTTACTCGTTACTTTGGCGGGACTAAACTTGGAGCTGGAGGACTTGTCAGAGCTTATGGAAGCGCAGTGAGTGAAACTATCCAAACTATCGGAATAGTGGAATGCACACTTGCAACAATCATCAAATGTTCTTTCGCCTATTCACTTGTAGGAAAAATAGAAAATGCTCTTGAACAAAAAAACTATCAAATTAATGACAAAGAATTTACTGACAAAGTAGTTTTTCATGTATTTGTTGACAACGATGATATTCCACACTTTCGTAAGTGGATAACTGAAATGGCTAATGGCCAACTTGAATTAACAGAAAGCACTCAAAAATATAGAGAAAAGGATGTCTCTTAG
- a CDS encoding LysM peptidoglycan-binding and 3D domain-containing protein: MKKTVVAIAAGLIIAGSGSTQAFAAEYKVKDGDSLWKISNENNVSINQLKKDNKLSSDIIFPNQTLEVNNGKETSTNSKSEYTVVAGDTLGHIASDKGVTVNQLKSWNNLSSDLIVVGQKLSIGSKAESNESPATQVKPSTNNAEQPKQEKAAPTTQKSTSANKAASSNKSSASQGNVSKEVTVTATAYSKEEPGMGHMTASGIDLNDNPRVIAVDPSVIPLGSRVYVEGYGEAIAADTGGAIKGNKIDVHLNSVQECYNWGVKQVKVQILD; this comes from the coding sequence ATGAAAAAAACAGTAGTAGCCATTGCGGCTGGTTTAATTATTGCAGGTTCTGGTTCAACTCAAGCTTTTGCAGCTGAGTATAAAGTAAAAGATGGCGATTCACTTTGGAAAATATCGAATGAAAATAATGTCTCTATAAATCAATTGAAAAAAGACAACAAACTAAGCTCTGACATTATTTTTCCAAATCAAACGTTAGAAGTGAATAATGGTAAAGAAACATCTACAAATAGTAAATCTGAATATACAGTAGTTGCAGGAGACACATTAGGACACATTGCTTCAGACAAAGGAGTAACAGTAAACCAATTAAAATCATGGAATAATCTTTCATCTGATTTAATCGTAGTTGGTCAAAAGTTATCTATCGGAAGTAAAGCTGAATCTAATGAGAGCCCGGCTACGCAAGTTAAGCCATCTACAAATAATGCGGAACAACCTAAACAAGAAAAAGCTGCTCCAACAACACAAAAATCAACATCAGCAAATAAAGCAGCATCTTCAAACAAATCGTCTGCATCTCAAGGTAATGTATCCAAAGAAGTTACTGTAACAGCAACTGCATACAGTAAAGAAGAACCAGGAATGGGTCATATGACAGCATCTGGTATTGATTTAAATGATAATCCACGCGTTATTGCTGTAGATCCATCTGTTATTCCTTTAGGATCAAGAGTTTATGTTGAAGGATACGGAGAAGCGATTGCAGCTGATACTGGTGGTGCTATCAAAGGAAATAAAATTGATGTACATTTAAATTCAGTACAAGAATGCTATAATTGGGGCGTAAAACAAGTTAAAGTTCAAATTTTAGATTAA
- a CDS encoding glycosyltransferase family 4 protein: MLIWSILISFAVGIIMVPLIRKFAFRINAVDTPRERHKHTKVTATLGGLAIFISFSVGMLLAPIDKSGFVPIYFGALIIIATGFIDDLFDLSPKWKMAGQILAALCVTVWGDITINFINIPFYGQLDFGYFAIPLSIIWIVAIVNALNLIDGLDGLAGGISIIALMTIAGMALLLKDTFVAPVAFILAAAVAAFLIYNFPPASIFMGDTGALFLGYMIAVLSLMGFKNVTFISLLVPLIILGVPLSDTFFAIVRRLKERMPISSADRSHIHHRLMALGFTEKQTVLLIYCMALLFSMTGFVFSFSTTWGAMLLLLLLILSIEIIVEFIGLIGEDYRPILNLLQKIHRKRN; the protein is encoded by the coding sequence TTGCTAATATGGAGTATATTAATTAGCTTTGCAGTTGGTATTATTATGGTGCCACTAATAAGAAAGTTTGCTTTTCGCATTAATGCTGTTGATACGCCACGCGAACGGCACAAACATACGAAAGTAACAGCAACACTAGGTGGACTAGCTATATTCATAAGTTTTTCCGTAGGTATGTTACTAGCCCCAATTGATAAGTCGGGTTTTGTGCCGATTTACTTTGGAGCATTAATCATAATTGCTACTGGATTCATAGATGATTTATTTGATTTATCCCCAAAATGGAAAATGGCTGGACAAATTTTGGCTGCTTTATGTGTCACTGTTTGGGGCGACATTACGATAAATTTTATTAATATCCCTTTTTATGGTCAACTTGACTTTGGGTATTTTGCGATTCCATTATCTATTATTTGGATTGTCGCTATTGTTAATGCGTTAAACTTAATAGACGGGTTAGATGGTTTAGCAGGCGGGATTTCAATAATTGCTTTAATGACAATTGCAGGTATGGCTTTGCTTCTTAAGGATACGTTTGTTGCGCCTGTAGCATTTATTTTGGCTGCTGCAGTGGCGGCGTTCTTGATTTATAACTTCCCACCAGCAAGTATTTTTATGGGGGATACGGGTGCGCTGTTTCTAGGATATATGATTGCAGTCTTATCACTTATGGGCTTTAAAAATGTGACTTTTATTTCTTTATTAGTACCGCTTATTATTCTAGGGGTTCCTTTATCAGATACTTTCTTTGCGATTGTAAGGAGATTAAAAGAACGAATGCCAATATCTTCTGCGGATAGATCACATATTCATCATCGACTAATGGCTCTTGGTTTTACTGAAAAACAAACAGTATTATTAATTTATTGTATGGCATTATTATTTTCGATGACTGGTTTCGTATTTTCTTTTTCTACTACTTGGGGCGCAATGCTTTTACTGCTATTATTAATCCTTAGTATCGAAATTATAGTGGAGTTTATTGGATTGATTGGTGAAGATTATCGACCAATTCTTAACTTACTTCAAAAAATACATCGAAAACGAAACTGA
- a CDS encoding GNAT family N-acetyltransferase, which yields MSTNLFFQLPTIIKTDRTILRKTTLADAASLFDIWSDNEVAQFMNIEKFSTINQAEEMIQAIENEPNACRYTIFATNDSIHALGSLGINDINKNKETIEIGYELARNYWQQGYMYEILNSFLKTISPYLPYKTITAKVLPKNVASIKLLKKLGFELISTGQELDLHSGKICEISNYHLILK from the coding sequence ATGTCCACGAACTTATTTTTTCAATTACCAACTATTATCAAAACAGATCGAACCATTTTAAGAAAAACAACTTTAGCAGATGCAGCATCTTTATTTGACATTTGGTCAGATAATGAAGTAGCTCAGTTTATGAATATCGAAAAATTTTCTACTATTAATCAAGCAGAAGAAATGATTCAAGCTATTGAAAACGAACCAAACGCATGTAGATACACCATTTTCGCTACAAATGACTCCATTCACGCCCTCGGTTCACTCGGAATTAATGATATTAACAAAAATAAAGAAACAATTGAAATCGGCTATGAACTTGCTAGAAATTATTGGCAACAAGGCTATATGTATGAAATATTAAATAGTTTTCTTAAAACCATTTCGCCTTATCTGCCCTATAAAACTATTACAGCAAAAGTACTTCCTAAAAATGTAGCTTCAATTAAGTTGCTTAAAAAACTAGGATTTGAACTAATTTCTACAGGACAAGAATTGGATTTGCACTCTGGGAAAATTTGTGAAATTAGTAATTACCACTTAATTCTCAAATAG
- the menC gene encoding o-succinylbenzoate synthase: MHFQKAKLIHVEIPLIAPFKTSYGELKSKDFYIIELMNADGIYGYGELEAFPLPDYTEETLETAIKIIKQHLLPLITQKEIHFPEEVHGIFNWIQGNEMAKSAVELAVWDAFAKSEKSSLARMIGANKDFISVGVSIGLQNNPNDLLQLVEQYVQAGYQRVKLKVAPNHDIQYIKAVREKFPKLSLMADANSAYNREDFLLLKELDQFDLEMIEQPFGTKDFVDHAWLQSQLKTRICLDENIRSLGDVRQAHLLGSCQAINLKLARVGGMCEALRIAEYCAENKLLVWCGGMLEAGIGRAHNIALAARSEFEFPGDISASNRYFHEDIVSPDFVLDKGRLRVPTDNGIGVTLNSDVLKKYTKSTEEMLLNIGWS, translated from the coding sequence ATGCATTTTCAAAAGGCAAAATTAATTCATGTGGAGATTCCACTCATTGCACCATTTAAAACTAGTTATGGTGAATTGAAAAGTAAGGATTTTTATATTATAGAATTAATGAATGCAGATGGTATTTATGGTTATGGGGAATTAGAAGCTTTTCCTTTGCCAGATTATACAGAAGAAACTTTAGAAACAGCAATTAAAATAATTAAACAGCATTTATTACCACTAATTACACAAAAAGAAATTCATTTTCCTGAAGAAGTTCATGGAATATTTAATTGGATACAAGGAAACGAGATGGCAAAATCAGCTGTGGAACTCGCGGTATGGGATGCGTTTGCTAAAAGTGAAAAGAGTTCGCTTGCTAGAATGATTGGAGCGAATAAAGATTTTATTTCCGTAGGTGTGAGTATTGGTTTGCAAAATAATCCAAATGATTTACTTCAACTAGTGGAGCAATATGTTCAAGCTGGCTATCAAAGAGTAAAATTAAAAGTTGCGCCTAATCATGATATTCAGTATATTAAAGCAGTGCGGGAAAAATTCCCGAAACTAAGCTTGATGGCTGATGCGAATTCAGCGTATAATAGAGAAGATTTCTTATTGCTAAAAGAATTAGATCAATTTGATTTGGAAATGATTGAACAGCCGTTTGGAACAAAAGATTTTGTTGATCATGCATGGTTACAAAGTCAATTAAAAACACGAATTTGTTTAGATGAGAATATTCGGTCGCTAGGAGACGTAAGGCAGGCTCATTTACTTGGTAGTTGCCAAGCTATTAATTTAAAGTTAGCTCGAGTTGGAGGCATGTGTGAAGCTCTAAGGATAGCCGAGTACTGTGCAGAAAATAAATTACTTGTTTGGTGTGGTGGGATGTTAGAAGCTGGAATTGGCAGAGCGCACAATATTGCGCTAGCAGCTAGAAGCGAATTTGAATTCCCGGGAGATATTTCAGCATCCAATCGATATTTTCATGAAGATATTGTCTCGCCAGATTTTGTGCTAGACAAAGGAAGACTAAGAGTGCCAACGGATAACGGAATTGGAGTAACATTAAACTCAGATGTATTAAAAAAATATACAAAATCAACAGAAGAAATGTTGCTAAATATAGGATGGAGCTGA
- a CDS encoding single-stranded DNA-binding protein, with translation MINQVTLVGRLTKDPELKWTTEDRAVLNLTVALNRFGKNKRVDNDADFIQCVVWGKRAEATAEFCSKGQLIGIVGELQSRNYLNKEEQKIYITEVLVHQIRYLSSRNKEEHIVNIVQEDDE, from the coding sequence ATGATAAATCAAGTAACATTAGTGGGACGTTTAACAAAAGATCCTGAATTAAAATGGACCACAGAGGATAGAGCTGTTTTGAATTTAACAGTAGCATTAAATAGGTTTGGTAAAAATAAAAGAGTAGATAACGATGCTGATTTTATTCAATGTGTTGTATGGGGAAAGCGAGCGGAGGCAACCGCAGAATTTTGTAGTAAAGGCCAGTTGATAGGTATAGTTGGAGAGTTACAATCAAGGAACTATTTGAACAAAGAAGAGCAAAAAATCTATATTACTGAAGTCTTAGTTCATCAAATCAGGTATTTATCTAGTAGAAATAAAGAGGAGCATATAGTAAATATCGTACAGGAAGATGATGAATGA
- a CDS encoding DegV family protein, whose amino-acid sequence MNGKIAVVTDSTAYLPDKVREQLQIHVIPLSVIIDGKAYREAEELDAADFYEMVKVAQNFPTSSQPAPGEFIQLFESLKSKGYETVITIHLSSGISGTFQNAASAGELIDGLNVIAYDSELSCMAQGMLATKAAEMALNDEPIDSIIGALNKIKQAQDAYFMVDDLNNLQRGGRLNGAQALVGSLLQIKPILHFDNKEIVLFEKVRTQKKALKRIEDILQTAIENKTAEKAYVIHGNDPEKGESWRKHLATKFPEVIFELSYFGPVIGTHLGEGALGLTWSIK is encoded by the coding sequence ATGAACGGAAAAATAGCAGTGGTAACTGACAGCACAGCATACTTACCAGATAAAGTGAGAGAGCAATTACAGATTCATGTCATACCACTTTCTGTAATAATTGATGGAAAAGCTTATCGTGAGGCCGAAGAGTTAGATGCAGCCGATTTTTATGAGATGGTAAAAGTGGCTCAAAATTTCCCGACTTCTTCTCAACCCGCTCCAGGAGAATTCATTCAATTGTTTGAATCGTTGAAATCAAAAGGCTATGAGACCGTAATTACCATTCATTTATCAAGTGGTATCAGTGGGACTTTCCAAAATGCAGCTTCTGCAGGAGAGTTAATTGACGGTTTAAACGTTATTGCATATGATTCGGAGCTCTCGTGTATGGCCCAAGGAATGCTTGCAACAAAAGCAGCTGAAATGGCTTTGAATGATGAACCGATAGATAGTATTATTGGGGCGCTAAATAAAATAAAGCAAGCGCAAGATGCTTATTTTATGGTGGATGATTTAAATAATTTACAACGAGGCGGACGTTTAAACGGTGCTCAAGCGCTTGTTGGCAGCTTACTTCAAATTAAGCCAATTCTTCACTTTGATAATAAAGAGATTGTTTTATTTGAAAAAGTAAGGACGCAAAAGAAAGCATTAAAAAGAATTGAAGATATTCTTCAAACAGCTATTGAAAATAAAACTGCTGAAAAAGCTTATGTGATTCACGGAAACGACCCAGAAAAAGGGGAATCATGGCGCAAGCATTTAGCAACGAAATTTCCAGAAGTAATATTCGAATTAAGCTATTTCGGCCCGGTTATTGGAACACACTTAGGAGAAGGCGCACTTGGTTTAACTTGGTCTATAAAATGA